From Brassica oleracea var. oleracea cultivar TO1000 chromosome C3, BOL, whole genome shotgun sequence, a single genomic window includes:
- the LOC106334933 gene encoding chloroplastic group IIA intron splicing facilitator CRS1, chloroplastic-like, whose protein sequence is MAALLPTNITEMPLRSPFLLTSTSRYSSSPSLHALIFHSLSPKPYRHIVQPFSSLRTSERNNRSHNNRRSDHRNPKPTPPWIDKWPPSSSDEKANERGKLQSSEEESEAKRRYLEKDKGQSSIERIVLRLRNLGLAASDDDEDDDDNGEEDVKKPVTGEERLGDLLKREWVRPDVILAEEEEEEESDDDDVLLPWEKNEEEQLAERNEGDGGVAAVKKRRARAPSLAELTVEDSELRRLRRDGMYLRVRINIPKAGLTQAVMEKIHDTWRKEELVRLKFHEVLARDMKTAHEIVERRTGGMVIWRAGSVMVVYRGRDYQGPSAVSNQMARPEETLFVPDVSSAGDEATNAKDNNQNAHPEIKDPIVKNPIRKESMTEEEAEFNQLLDSLGPRFQEYWGTGVLPVDADLLPPTISGYKTPFRLLPTGMRSNLTNAEMTNLRKIGKTLPCHFALGRNRNHQGLAAAILKLWEKSLIAKIAVKRGIQNTNNKLMAEEIKTLTGGVLLLRNKYYIVIYRGKDFLPSSVAATLAERQELTKEIQDVEEKVRNRDIEATQPVGDKVPAEAGTLAEFYEAQARWGKEITPDHREKMIEEASRVASARVVKRIQHKLNLAQSKFQRAEKLLSKVEASMIPSGPDYDQEVISEEERIMFRKVGLKMKSYLPLGIRGVFDGVIENMHLHWKHRELVKLISKQKSLAFVEDTARLLEYESGGVLVAIEKVPKGFALIYYRGKNYQRPISLRPRNLLTKAKALKRSIAMQRHEALSQHISELEKTIEQMQNELTAKNPSYNESEWENDDDDDDDEDGEEEEKDDAEDDESDWDEADGESTISSLEEADYPLR, encoded by the exons ATGGCGGCTTTGCTTCCGACTAATATTACAGAAATGCCACTGAGAAGTCCCTTTCTGCTAACCTCGACCTCTCGCTACTCTTCTTCTCCGTCGCTCCACGCGTTGATCTTCCATTCGCTATCTCCCAAACCTTACCGTCACATTGTTCAGCCATTCTCTTCGCTCCGTACGAGCGAGCGCAACAACAGGAGCCATAACAACCGCCGATCGGATCACCGGAACCCTAAACCCACCCCTCCTTGGATAGACAAGTGGCCTCCCTCATCTTCCGACGAGAAAGCGAACGAGCGAGGTAAACTCCAGTCGTCGGAGGAGGAATCCGAAGCGAAACGCCGCTACTTGGAGAAGGATAAAGGACAGAGCTCGATTGAGAGGATCGTTCTCCGTCTACGGAACTTAGGATTAGCAGCTTCTGACGACGACGAGGACGACGATGATAACGGCGAGGAGGATGTGAAGAAGCCGGTGACTGGAGAAGAGAGGTTAGGCGATTTGCTGAAGAGAGAGTGGGTGAGACCTGATGTGATACTCGCTGAGGAAGAAGAGGAAGAAGAGAGTGACGACGACGATGTGTTGTTGCCATGGGAGAAGAACGAGGAAGAGCAGCTGGCGGAGAGGAATGAAGGAGATGGAGGAGTGGCGGCGGTGAAGAAACGGAGAGCTAGAGCTCCGTCGTTGGCGGAGCTTACGGTTGAGGATTCTGAGCTACGGAGGCTGAGGAGAGACGGGATGTATCTGAGGGTGAGGATTAATATACCTAAAGCTGGGCTCACGCAGGCGGTGATGGAGAAGATTCATGATACTTGGAGGAAAGAGGAGCTTGTGAGGCTTAAGTTCCATGAGGTGCTTGCTCGTGACATGAAGACGGCTCATGAGATTGTTGAG CGTCGAACTGGTGGAATGGTGATATGGAGAGCAGGAAGTGTAATGGTGGTTTACCGTGGACGTGACTATCAAGGACCTTCTGCAGTCTCTAACCAAATGGCCAGACCTGAAGAAACTCTTTTTGTTCCAGATGTATCTTCTGCTGGCGATGAAGCAACGAATGCCAAAGATAATAATCAAAACGCACACCCGGAAATCAAAGATCCGATTGTCAAGAACCCTATTCGCAAGGAGAGTATGACAGAAGAAGAAGCTGAGTTTAACCAACTGTTAGACAGCTTAGGCCCACGTTTTCAAGAGTATTGGGGTACTGGTGTGCTGCCTGTGGACGCCGACTTACTACCTCCTACGATTTCTGGTTATAAGACACCGTTCAGGCTTCTTCCTACTGGGATGAGATCAAATTTGACTAATGCTGAGATGACAAATCTGAGGAAGATTGGTAAAACTCTCCCCTGCCATTTTGCTCTTG GTAGGAACAGAAATCACCAAGGATTGGCAGCTGCTATACTCAAGCTCTGGGAGAAAAGTCTGATTGCAAAGATCGCCGTGAAGCGAGGTATCCAAAATACAAACAACAAACTGATGGCGGAAGAGATAAAG ACATTGACAGGGGGTGTATTGCTGCTCAGAAACAAGTATTACATCGTAATATACCGTGGGAAGGACTTCCTTCCTTCAAGTGTCGCAGCTACTTTGGCGGAGAGACAAGAGTTAACAAAAGAGATTCAAGACGTGGAAGAGAAGGTAAGAAATCGAGACATTGAGGCTACTCAACCTGTTGGAGATAAAGTACCAGCGGAAGCTGGCACTCTAGCTGAGTTTTATGAGGCTCAAGCCCGATGGGGGAAAGAGATAACTCCAGACCATCGGGAAAAGATGATTGAAGAAGCTTCAAGGGTCGCGAGTGCCAGAGTTGTTAAACGAATCCAGCACAAACTCAACCTT GCACAATCGAAATTTCAAAGAGCAGAGAAACTGCTGTCCAAAGTAGAAGCCTCCATGATTCCAAGCGGACCTGATTATGATCAAGAAGTCATCTCTGAGGAAGAAAGAATCATGTTCCGGAAAGTGGGATTGAAAATGAAGTCTTACTTACCCTTAG GTATCCGTGGTGTATTCGATGGGGTCATCGAGAATATGCATCTACATTGGAAGCACAGAGAACTGGTGAAGCTTATATCGAAACAGAAGAGTCTTGCGTTTGTTGAAGACACGGCTCGGTTACTAGAATACGAGAGCGGTGGGGTTCTTGTGGCAATAGAAAAGGTTCCTAAAGGATTTGCTCTTATTTATTACCGTGGGAAGAATTACCAGAGACCCATTAGCTTGAGACCAAGAAACCTTCTCACAAAAGCAAAAGCATTGAAACGTTCCATCGCAATGCAACGCCATGAGGCACTTAGTCAGCATATCTCTGAACTGGAGAAAACAATAGAGCAGATGCAAAACGAACTT ACTGCAAAAAACCCGTCATACAATGAATCAGAATGGGAGAATGATGATGATGACGATGACGATGAAGATGGCGAGGAGGAGGAGAAAGATGATGCAGAGGATGATGAGAGTGACTGGGATGAAGCTGATGGTGAATCTACAATTTCTAGTTTAGAAGAAGCTGATTATCCATTACGCTAA